In the genome of Acidobacteriota bacterium, the window CGGGCAGAGAGGCGATGGCCGCGGCGCAGGTGAAACCCATCGCACTGGAAGCGAAGGAAGCAATCTCACTTATCAATGGCACGCAGGCAATGCTTGCTGTCGGAACTCTGTCCGTGCTAACTGCACAAACGCTCGTCGATACTGCCGACGTGCTGGGAGCGCTCACTCTGGACGCCCTTCGCGGCACTACAGTCGCGATGGATGAGCGCATTCATCGGGCTCGCCCCCATTCGGGACAGTTGCAGAGCGCGAGCAACGTACGGAAACTGCTTGAAGGCAGCGAAATTCGTCAGTCGCACATCGATTGCAATCGGGTTCAAGACGCCTACTCTTTACGCTGTATTCCCCAAGTGCACGGCGCAGTTCGCGATACGATTGCTTTCTGCCGACACGTCTTTGAAATCGAGATGAACTCAGCGGTGGATAATCCGCTGGTCTTCCCTTTTCCGAGATCCCAACGCGAGCCAATGCGTCCCTCGAAGGTTCCTGCCATCGACAACCGTCGGGGCAGAGAAAGCGCCAATGACCGGACCGATTTGGGAGATGTACTTTCCGGCGGAAACTTTCATGGCGAACCCCTCGCCTTTGCGCTCGACTATCTTGCGATTGCGCTTTCCGCTCTGGCAGGAATTTCAGAACGGCGCATTGAGCGCATGGTAAATCCGGCTCTCAACGAAGGACTGCCTCCGTTTCTTGCTTCCAGCGCTGGACTCAATTCAGGTTTTATGATGCCGCAAGTCACGGCTGCCGCCCTGGCAAGCGAGAACAAAGTCCTTGCGCATCCGGCCTCGGTGGATTCAATTACCACGAGCGGCAACAAGGAAGATTACGTCTCCATGGGCATGGGTGCGGCATTAAAGCTCGAACGCGTAGTTGCTAACGTAACGCATGTGCTTGCGATTGAAGCGGCCGCCGTCGCTCAGGCCATTGAGTTTCTTGCTCCGCTCAAGACGAGTCCACGACTGCAAAAAGCCCACGCAGCAATACGGCGAGTTACTGCCCTAGTGGATAGTGACCGCGTGCTTGCAGCCGACTTTTCCAGAGTCGCCGGCGCGATTACCGAAGGCATATTGGTTCGGGCGGCATTTGAGTAACTCTGGATAGCCAATCTGCGAGGCTTGATTGTGCACTGCTCAAATACCATGCCTCGTTGATTACTTTGTTCCGGCCGCCCTCAGCTGGTACAGAGTCGAAGAACCAAGCTGTCTTGGTAAGCAAATCCTTCTCATAAATAAATTCCTGACTCGTTTAATTCGAAAACATGCACATGTTCAGCCTTGTACCGGCCGAGGGCGGCCGGAACCACGTAGTCGAGTCGAACCGTAGGTGGCCATCTAAGACGCAATTTCTGTGTCAGCTAGGAACTGAAGGCGTTTAAGGCTTTCCAGCTTCCAAAGTCCTAGTGACTTGTCCCTGTACGCTCCATCGACCTCCTCGCGCTCTTCATTGATCAGAAGTATCGGATTCGCAAAACCGAATGGCTCCTGCCGCAGGTTGAGCATCCGCCAGTCGCCGTTCTCGATGTCCATGTTGAGATCATTGTGGGAAAATGTGGTTGTCAGAAGATACCTGGAGCCGCTGCGAAGAAAATTCAAGAGCACGCGACGGATATTCTCAACGCTCAGATGTACCAGACAATCGCGGTAGAGAATCAAGTCACAAGCGGGAAGCTCAATCGTCCTGAGATCACCGGAGTGAAAGCTAACACTCTCGCGGCCATACAGCTGCCGATTCTTTACGATCAGAGACTCGACAATATCAATTCCTAAATAGGAATCGATCGGCAGAGCAGCCTGCGATATCCAAGCGGAGTCGCGCCGCAAGGTGCATCCATGAGCCTACGAATCTGCAATTTCTGGCAGAGTTCCGAAAGCTGCCGACGGAGAGGAGCGTGGCTGCCAGTTCGGAACCCAGCCCCGAAACCGATTCGCAGCTGCCCCACACGTTCTGTGCATAAATGTACTCAAATTTATTTTTGAGCTCTAGCTTTCTCAACTGCTGAGAATGCTTTTGATACTCCAAATGAGCCAAGACCGAAGGACGCAAGCTGCTCATGAACATAGTGTACTCACTCGCAAAAAGTTCAGATCCTCTACTTTCCCGGTTCCGATTCCTGCAACAGCTCCTTGAGATGTTCTTGCCAGAAAACCGCCCAAGTATGCGTGCCGTGTCCGTGGGTTTCAGCCGACGTCGGAATTAGGAAGAACCGGCCGCGTCTTACGCGCTTGATTTCACGCTGAGCGATTCCCAATTCAGGCGGATTAATGAAATCATCCGCGGAATTGGTGTACATAACCGCCGCGGTGATCTTTTCGAGCTGTGCCGATGGATCGTAGTTCCGTGAAGCATTCACGGCGTACAGCAAATCGTTCACGTCAAGACTGTGAGTTACTCGGTTGCGATAGTCCTCTAAATCCTTATCTGCTGCATCTCTCGTCGGATAGTTGATCTGCATCGACAACGGCGTACTTCCTGCAATCAGCAGAAAGTCTGTTGCAATCTCCAGGGCGGCACGTGGTTGGGATGTGTAATCCCCATTCTTCCATTCCGGATCATTGCGGATTCCATCCATTACCATCTTGCGCCACATGCGATTGCGCCCGGCGATCTGGACGGGCAAGCATGCCAAAGGCATGAGGGCGTCCATGTAAT includes:
- the hutH gene encoding histidine ammonia-lyase, producing the protein MRALHIDGDQLALEDLREVVFERRPVLLTPDAREKVLASREVIEQLVRENRVAYAVTTGVGKLSDVRIAPEQICELQLNLLRSHAVGIGTPLSEPVTRAMMLLRANSLAKGFSGVRPLVIDTLCEMLSRGVHPIIPSQGSVGASGDLAPLAHLALVLVGEGEALFQGRKVAGREAMAAAQVKPIALEAKEAISLINGTQAMLAVGTLSVLTAQTLVDTADVLGALTLDALRGTTVAMDERIHRARPHSGQLQSASNVRKLLEGSEIRQSHIDCNRVQDAYSLRCIPQVHGAVRDTIAFCRHVFEIEMNSAVDNPLVFPFPRSQREPMRPSKVPAIDNRRGRESANDRTDLGDVLSGGNFHGEPLAFALDYLAIALSALAGISERRIERMVNPALNEGLPPFLASSAGLNSGFMMPQVTAAALASENKVLAHPASVDSITTSGNKEDYVSMGMGAALKLERVVANVTHVLAIEAAAVAQAIEFLAPLKTSPRLQKAHAAIRRVTALVDSDRVLAADFSRVAGAITEGILVRAAFE